One Natronomonas moolapensis 8.8.11 genomic region harbors:
- a CDS encoding HVO_2523 family zinc finger protein, whose protein sequence is MDDEAGGRPCPMCDAQMYKRHCKYVCPQHGVVVDCSDPFTF, encoded by the coding sequence ATGGACGACGAAGCGGGCGGGCGACCGTGTCCGATGTGTGACGCGCAGATGTACAAACGCCACTGCAAGTACGTCTGCCCACAACACGGTGTCGTCGTCGATTGCAGCGATCCGTTCACGTTTTAA
- a CDS encoding ribonucleotide reductase N-terminal alpha domain-containing protein, whose product MAGTDLSADELTLPIKRTTGDTMADRLTGNAYHNILPARYLRKDADGEPIEQQEDLFERVAKNVALAEAVFESEQQGVEVTVTPDQLKPDHPRRDELASDVFGAGVTADSDAETTLSAHNVNKFAYETVVPGLPEEVRTHVEDTAEAFREQMERLSFMPNSPTLMNAGDELQQLSACFVDSPEDDIDDIHQTAKEAAEVFQSGGGMGYAFWRLRPYGDAVGSTGGIASGPITFMRTYDQMCETIAQGGARRGAQMGVMRVSHPDVIQFIHAKNKDVSLAETLRLNDPDDFTHNSFEEALEEAPRTHRRRRESPRAPPERGRGSPLEISTSPSASPTGSWRR is encoded by the coding sequence ATGGCCGGCACCGACCTCTCCGCGGACGAACTCACGCTCCCCATCAAGCGAACGACCGGCGACACGATGGCGGACCGCCTCACCGGCAACGCCTACCACAACATCCTCCCCGCCCGGTATCTCCGGAAGGACGCCGACGGCGAACCGATAGAGCAACAGGAGGACCTCTTCGAGCGCGTCGCGAAGAACGTCGCGCTGGCCGAAGCGGTCTTCGAGTCCGAACAGCAGGGCGTCGAGGTCACCGTCACGCCAGATCAGCTCAAACCCGACCACCCCCGCCGCGACGAACTCGCAAGTGACGTGTTCGGTGCGGGCGTCACCGCCGATTCGGACGCCGAGACGACCCTTTCGGCGCACAACGTCAACAAGTTCGCCTACGAGACGGTCGTCCCCGGACTCCCCGAGGAGGTCCGGACGCACGTCGAGGACACCGCCGAGGCCTTCCGCGAGCAGATGGAGCGGCTCTCGTTCATGCCGAATTCGCCGACGCTTATGAACGCCGGCGACGAACTCCAACAGCTCTCGGCGTGTTTCGTCGACTCGCCCGAGGACGACATCGACGACATCCACCAGACGGCCAAAGAGGCCGCAGAGGTGTTCCAGAGCGGCGGCGGAATGGGGTATGCCTTCTGGCGACTCCGTCCCTACGGCGACGCGGTCGGCTCCACCGGCGGTATCGCGTCGGGCCCGATCACGTTCATGCGGACGTACGATCAGATGTGTGAGACGATCGCCCAGGGCGGCGCCCGCCGCGGCGCGCAGATGGGCGTCATGCGCGTCTCACACCCCGACGTCATCCAGTTCATCCACGCGAAGAACAAGGACGTCTCCCTGGCGGAGACGCTCCGGCTGAACGACCCGGACGACTTCACCCACAACTCCTTCGAGGAGGCCCTCGAGGAGGCCCCGCGAACTCATCGACGACGAAGGGAAAGTCCCCGAGCACCTCCGGAACGCGGTCGAGGGTCACCTCTCGAAATTTCAACATCTCCGTCGGCGTCACCGACGGGTTCATGGAGGCGCTGA
- a CDS encoding TVP38/TMEM64 family protein, translating to MHRATVRQLLGLGILGSIAAAAALSVSPEVLLGEMDALAGRPALFAVVLFALYLARPLLAWPISALSVLLGYLFGPAAIPVALAGAVVTTLPAYLLARRLGHDAGLLARVGDAGAVVKRTTGNLRGVVAVRLAPLPTDPVSYAAGLAGVPLRPYALGTALGEAPWVGTAVLLGASMGQLAATGPAASPLVLGTAAALALLVALSRPAYRRLSGETAGIR from the coding sequence GTGCATCGTGCGACCGTCCGACAGCTGCTCGGCCTCGGGATCCTCGGTTCCATCGCGGCGGCCGCCGCGCTCTCCGTCTCCCCCGAAGTGCTCCTCGGCGAGATGGACGCCCTCGCCGGTCGCCCCGCGTTGTTCGCGGTCGTCCTTTTCGCCCTGTATCTCGCCCGGCCGCTGCTCGCGTGGCCCATCAGCGCACTGTCCGTCCTCTTAGGGTACCTGTTCGGTCCCGCGGCGATCCCAGTCGCGCTCGCGGGAGCCGTCGTCACGACGCTGCCGGCGTACCTGCTCGCGCGCCGGCTCGGCCACGACGCCGGGCTGTTGGCGCGGGTCGGCGACGCCGGGGCGGTGGTCAAGCGAACGACGGGGAACCTCCGGGGCGTGGTCGCCGTCAGGCTCGCGCCGCTGCCGACCGATCCTGTCTCCTACGCCGCCGGGCTCGCCGGGGTCCCGCTCCGCCCGTACGCCCTCGGGACCGCGCTGGGCGAGGCACCCTGGGTCGGAACGGCGGTGCTGCTCGGTGCCTCGATGGGGCAACTCGCCGCGACCGGTCCCGCCGCGAGCCCGCTCGTTCTCGGAACGGCCGCCGCACTCGCGCTCTTGGTAGCGCTGTCGCGGCCCGCCTACCGACGGCTCTCGGGTGAGACGGCCGGAATCAGATAA
- the trpG gene encoding anthranilate synthase component II encodes MTDVLFVDNFDSFTYNIVEYVSQHDGTEVEVCRNTADIGTIRAADPDAIVISPGPGHPKNERDVGVTMDVFREIAPETPTLGVCLGLEAAVYEYGGTVDRAPEPIHGKAFSVDHDGEGVYRGLEQGFQGGRYHSLIALEVPECFDITATTEHDGTELVMGIRHQEYPIECVQFHPESVLTAVGHDIVGNFLQSV; translated from the coding sequence ATGACGGACGTGCTCTTCGTCGACAACTTCGATTCGTTCACCTACAACATCGTCGAGTACGTCAGCCAGCACGACGGGACCGAGGTCGAGGTGTGCCGCAACACCGCCGATATCGGGACGATCCGGGCCGCCGACCCCGACGCGATCGTGATCTCGCCGGGACCCGGCCACCCGAAGAACGAGCGGGACGTGGGAGTGACCATGGACGTATTTCGGGAGATCGCCCCCGAAACCCCGACGCTCGGGGTCTGTCTCGGCCTCGAGGCGGCCGTCTACGAGTACGGCGGGACCGTCGATCGGGCCCCGGAGCCGATCCACGGCAAGGCGTTCTCAGTCGATCACGACGGCGAGGGTGTCTATCGGGGGCTCGAACAGGGGTTCCAGGGTGGTCGGTATCACTCCCTGATCGCTCTCGAGGTCCCCGAGTGCTTCGATATCACCGCGACGACGGAACACGACGGGACCGAGTTGGTGATGGGCATCCGACATCAAGAATACCCGATCGAGTGCGTCCAGTTCCACCCCGAATCGGTCCTCACCGCCGTCGGACACGACATCGTCGGCAACTTCTTGCAGTCGGTCTGA
- a CDS encoding phosphoribosylanthranilate isomerase yields the protein MTRVKICGVTTREDLGAVVEAGADAIGVTVDVPVETPRAIDAERAADIVSATPPFVTTVLVTMPDPPASAAGVAERVGADVVQLHGDLPPEGVASLSADLESDVVVAVSPDDAPRYDTVADALLVDSLDESGAGGTGATHDWERTRELVSELASPVVLAGGLTPENVAKAVETVDPFAVDVASGVEGQPGRKDPAALEAFVRRAGGRP from the coding sequence ATGACCCGGGTGAAGATCTGCGGCGTGACGACTCGCGAGGACCTCGGGGCCGTCGTCGAAGCGGGCGCGGACGCGATCGGCGTCACCGTCGACGTCCCGGTCGAGACGCCGCGAGCGATCGATGCCGAGCGGGCTGCCGACATCGTCTCGGCGACCCCGCCGTTCGTCACGACGGTGTTGGTCACGATGCCCGACCCGCCGGCGTCGGCCGCCGGAGTGGCCGAACGCGTCGGGGCTGACGTCGTCCAGCTACACGGCGATCTGCCCCCCGAGGGGGTCGCGTCCCTCTCGGCGGACCTCGAGTCCGACGTGGTCGTGGCCGTCTCCCCCGACGACGCCCCGCGCTACGATACGGTCGCGGACGCGCTGCTCGTCGATTCGCTCGACGAGTCCGGCGCGGGCGGAACGGGGGCGACCCACGACTGGGAGCGCACGCGCGAGCTCGTTTCCGAACTCGCCTCCCCGGTCGTGCTGGCCGGCGGACTGACGCCCGAAAACGTCGCCAAGGCCGTCGAAACCGTCGACCCCTTCGCCGTCGACGTCGCAAGCGGCGTCGAGGGGCAACCGGGGCGGAAGGATCCGGCTGCACTCGAGGCCTTCGTCCGGCGTGCGGGGGGGCGTCCGTGA
- the trpE gene encoding anthranilate synthase component I, with protein MISESAFVELADGGPAVVRTVAELDVSTEPLEAYAALTGRTTDAERADHAFLLESAGKVASSDPDGAFRTGDGADRHARYSFVGYDPTAVVTVDDDATGTIDVLDDRYEGAFETGKGDTLATLRGALPDVPLRNFPETGRQRLQGGLVGFLAYDAVYDLWLEEVGLDRPDSRVPNAQFVLTTTTLVFDDAAGTVSLVFTPLVRPEDDPGRIYADIVEEIDRVESLLAGHGTLETGGFRPSTERAGAKATYEAAVNRAKEHVLDGDIYQGVISRTRELDGDIDPLGLYESLREINPSPYMYLLEYDDLVVVGASPETLVSVRGREVMSNPIAGTCARGTSPVEDRRLAGEMLADGKERAEHTMLVDLARNDVRRVSEAGSVRVEEFMNVLKYSHVQHIESTVTGALADDRDAFDATRASFPAGTLSGAPKIRAMEIIDDLEERPRGVYGGGIGYFSWSGDADFAIVIRTATVERGAGTDGTDRVTVQAGAGIVADSDPEREYEETEQKMGGVLAALRAIEADSEPTEARR; from the coding sequence GTGATCTCCGAGTCGGCGTTCGTCGAGTTGGCCGACGGGGGACCGGCGGTCGTCCGCACCGTCGCCGAGCTGGACGTCTCGACGGAACCACTGGAAGCGTACGCCGCCCTGACCGGGCGGACCACCGACGCCGAGCGCGCCGACCACGCCTTCCTCTTGGAGAGCGCGGGGAAGGTCGCCTCGAGCGACCCCGACGGCGCCTTCAGGACCGGCGACGGGGCGGATCGTCACGCCCGCTACTCGTTTGTCGGCTACGATCCGACGGCGGTCGTGACCGTCGACGACGACGCCACCGGGACGATCGACGTCCTCGACGACAGATACGAGGGGGCGTTCGAGACGGGGAAAGGCGACACGCTCGCGACGCTTCGGGGCGCGCTGCCGGACGTGCCGCTCCGAAACTTCCCCGAAACCGGACGCCAACGGCTCCAGGGCGGGCTGGTCGGGTTTCTCGCGTACGACGCGGTGTATGACCTCTGGCTCGAGGAGGTCGGCCTCGACCGCCCCGACTCCAGGGTGCCGAACGCCCAATTCGTCCTCACGACCACGACGCTCGTCTTCGACGACGCCGCCGGGACGGTCTCGCTCGTGTTCACCCCGCTCGTCCGCCCCGAGGACGATCCGGGCCGGATCTACGCCGACATCGTCGAGGAGATCGATCGGGTCGAGTCGCTGCTCGCGGGCCACGGGACCCTCGAAACCGGTGGCTTCCGGCCGTCTACGGAGCGGGCCGGGGCGAAAGCGACCTATGAGGCGGCCGTCAACCGGGCCAAAGAACACGTCCTCGACGGGGACATCTACCAGGGCGTCATCTCCCGGACGCGCGAGCTGGACGGCGACATCGACCCGTTGGGGCTCTACGAGTCGCTTCGCGAGATCAACCCCTCGCCGTATATGTACCTCCTCGAGTACGACGACCTCGTGGTGGTCGGAGCCTCGCCGGAGACGCTCGTCTCCGTTCGGGGACGGGAGGTGATGAGCAACCCGATCGCGGGGACGTGCGCCCGCGGGACGAGTCCTGTCGAGGACCGGCGTCTGGCCGGGGAGATGCTTGCCGACGGAAAGGAGCGCGCTGAACACACGATGTTGGTCGACCTCGCGCGAAACGACGTCCGTCGGGTCAGCGAGGCCGGCAGCGTCCGCGTCGAGGAGTTTATGAACGTCCTGAAATACAGCCACGTCCAGCACATCGAATCGACGGTGACCGGCGCCCTTGCCGACGACCGTGACGCGTTCGACGCGACGCGTGCGTCGTTTCCCGCCGGGACGCTTTCGGGCGCGCCGAAGATCCGGGCGATGGAGATCATCGACGACCTCGAGGAGCGCCCGCGCGGTGTCTACGGGGGTGGTATCGGCTACTTCTCCTGGAGCGGCGACGCCGACTTCGCGATCGTCATTCGAACCGCCACCGTCGAGCGAGGCGCGGGGACCGACGGGACGGATCGGGTGACTGTCCAGGCCGGGGCAGGAATCGTCGCCGACTCCGACCCCGAACGCGAGTACGAGGAGACCGAACAGAAGATGGGCGGGGTGCTCGCCGCCCTACGGGCTATCGAGGCCGACTCCGAGCCGACGGAGGCCCGACGATGA
- a CDS encoding DUF7115 domain-containing protein, with product MSELPDLLSETIGDAAIIDTVDVGGGDAITVTPERTHLYRSEGLLRDESVETFEHAVERLSVRTKRRKSSIELVTMESQTSFTVPSDVADSVVEAMMEGILLTTGAVTPEEELSALFRFSELTVVVTDRRLFEHVGSAVWDGEFETVEYAELTGLDFERGSVATQVVLETEDRRRRVKVPNEHAGTVRQRIEAAVLAFHDVASIEAFRAKHAEPEQGDGRANRSAAAIGDAERTEANGADAEGDRDPTDGRSAVSTSRSLPADQDPSGAVYRRDAETDAAREDPKTQSTADDRGTNPTDEIDALSERVEALSEQVERQTELIETQQDLLERLVDELRRGR from the coding sequence CGAACGGACGCACCTCTACCGTTCGGAGGGGCTGTTGCGGGACGAATCCGTCGAGACGTTCGAGCACGCCGTCGAACGGCTCTCGGTTCGAACGAAACGTCGAAAGAGTTCGATCGAGCTCGTGACGATGGAGAGCCAGACGAGTTTCACTGTCCCCTCCGACGTCGCGGACTCCGTTGTCGAGGCGATGATGGAGGGTATTCTCCTGACCACCGGTGCCGTGACGCCCGAGGAGGAGCTATCGGCGCTGTTCCGGTTCAGCGAACTCACAGTCGTCGTCACCGACCGGCGGCTCTTCGAACACGTCGGAAGCGCCGTCTGGGACGGGGAGTTCGAGACCGTCGAGTACGCCGAGTTGACCGGCCTCGACTTCGAGCGCGGCAGCGTGGCGACGCAGGTCGTCCTCGAGACCGAGGACCGCCGCCGTCGGGTGAAGGTGCCGAACGAACACGCTGGGACCGTCCGCCAGCGGATCGAGGCGGCGGTCCTCGCGTTTCACGACGTCGCCTCTATCGAGGCGTTTCGAGCGAAACACGCCGAGCCGGAACAGGGGGATGGACGGGCTAATCGCTCGGCAGCGGCCATCGGCGACGCCGAACGAACCGAGGCCAACGGCGCCGACGCGGAGGGGGATCGCGACCCGACCGACGGACGCAGCGCCGTCTCCACCAGCCGGTCGCTCCCCGCCGACCAAGACCCATCGGGGGCGGTGTACCGGCGCGATGCGGAGACCGACGCGGCTCGCGAGGACCCGAAGACACAGAGCACAGCCGACGACCGGGGAACGAACCCGACGGACGAGATCGACGCCCTTTCGGAGCGCGTCGAGGCGCTCTCGGAACAGGTCGAACGACAGACCGAACTCATAGAAACCCAACAGGACCTCCTCGAACGACTCGTCGACGAGCTCCGGCGCGGCCGGTGA
- a CDS encoding LAGLIDADG family homing endonuclease, whose protein sequence is MEALKAGEEYTFTNPRTGDPHVATPETKELYDMFGLGEHVEVGETLSVPAEKLWEHILEGAHENGEPGVVYLERINKEHSFDVEEHPEHRILATNPCITGDTHISTDNGLVEAEELYEQGVARDVVVDGRLSEETVKEASSVYKTGEKDVYKLTTEEGYELRLTADHRVMTDDGWIEADDLDAGDTVHIQNRKGEFGRHGTAAEGRVLGWLVGDGHLKHGEERAVLNFYDEDAEASESFAADVNEVVRDPVGNADYEVGVSEIARGDDYRGEQAVEQRIRSARLYEYAEEAGLVDEKHQVPEVVMRGSEEMARGYLRALFSADGGVQGNSEKGVSVRLTSTSADLLKSVQRLLINFGIFSKIYENRHEAGVQEMPDGTGGTAEYERQPDHDLVISKDNLGRFAEEIGFLLDKKQDTLDERLADYERGPYTERFEATVSAVESDGHEAVYDLTEPDTNSFVANGLVVHNCGEQPLEEYEACNLGHINLSTLADVDAPDWRVWYDDHGDEYAGLEAAVEDFLEEALDVEAFDERIELGTRFLENVVTMSDFPVPEIEQKVREMRKIGLGVMGLAQLYIQLGIKYGSEEGNEVARQVMRHINHGSKWASHELAEERGVFEEWDDSKYADPTEYREWFEKQTGLDADEYADGFAMRNHNTTTIAPTGTTSMIGNTTGGCEPIYNVAFYKNVSDDVQGDEMLVEFDDYFLRVLEENGLDVEAVKREAQEQMAENEFDGIDGLSTVPGAIGELFVTTGALSAKDHAGVQVACQEGVDSAISKTVNAPNDSTLEDAKEVFEYIYDHGGKGVTYYRDGTRSKQVLTTRAKNTDFADEAEAAEAIVENIEEIFGGIEGFLDSEEVAAVLESDVRELFDVSPKLGTKQARPDVLHGVTQRIDTGYGKLYVNINENPEDGRPFELFANIGNSGGFTASFTEALAKTISTALRSGVDPREIADELQGIRSPKVAWDKGEQINSIPDAIGTAMRRYLDGEVDKAYPQQQNLTEIADASRSGDTGRPVDDSSVTPPETDGGSVADPGASERTGSPASPNDDTDTARSLIDAGESPECPDCGSMTLYYSEGCKTCESCGWSEC, encoded by the coding sequence ATGGAGGCGCTGAAGGCCGGCGAGGAGTACACGTTCACCAATCCCCGAACGGGCGACCCACACGTCGCCACGCCCGAGACGAAGGAGCTGTACGACATGTTCGGGCTCGGCGAGCACGTCGAGGTCGGCGAGACGCTGTCGGTGCCCGCAGAGAAACTGTGGGAACACATCCTCGAAGGAGCCCACGAGAACGGCGAACCCGGCGTCGTCTATCTCGAACGGATCAACAAAGAGCACTCCTTCGACGTCGAGGAGCATCCGGAGCACCGGATTTTAGCGACGAATCCGTGCATTACTGGTGACACGCACATCAGTACCGACAACGGCCTCGTCGAAGCCGAGGAACTCTACGAGCAGGGTGTGGCTCGAGATGTCGTCGTGGATGGGCGTCTGAGTGAAGAAACGGTCAAGGAAGCGAGCAGCGTCTACAAGACCGGCGAAAAGGACGTTTATAAACTCACGACCGAGGAAGGGTACGAACTCCGTCTGACTGCCGACCACCGGGTCATGACCGACGACGGATGGATTGAAGCCGACGATCTCGATGCGGGCGACACCGTCCACATCCAGAACCGGAAAGGCGAGTTCGGCCGACACGGGACGGCTGCCGAGGGACGAGTGCTCGGCTGGCTGGTCGGTGACGGTCATCTCAAACATGGTGAGGAGCGTGCCGTCCTGAACTTCTACGACGAGGACGCCGAGGCCTCGGAGTCGTTCGCGGCCGACGTGAACGAGGTCGTTCGCGACCCCGTCGGTAACGCCGACTACGAGGTCGGTGTCAGCGAAATCGCTAGAGGTGACGATTATCGCGGCGAGCAGGCCGTCGAACAACGAATTCGTTCCGCCCGGCTGTACGAGTACGCCGAGGAGGCCGGTCTCGTCGACGAGAAACACCAAGTCCCCGAGGTCGTGATGCGCGGAAGCGAGGAGATGGCACGCGGGTACCTGCGTGCGCTGTTTTCCGCCGATGGCGGTGTCCAGGGGAACTCTGAAAAGGGAGTTTCCGTTCGGCTCACGAGCACCAGTGCGGACCTGCTGAAATCGGTCCAGCGGCTGCTAATTAATTTCGGAATCTTCAGTAAGATCTACGAGAACCGCCACGAAGCAGGCGTCCAAGAGATGCCTGACGGAACGGGCGGGACTGCGGAATACGAGCGGCAGCCAGACCACGATCTCGTCATTTCGAAGGACAATCTCGGTCGATTTGCGGAGGAAATCGGATTCCTCCTCGACAAAAAACAGGACACACTCGACGAGCGTCTCGCGGACTACGAACGTGGGCCGTACACTGAGCGGTTCGAAGCGACCGTTTCCGCGGTCGAGAGCGACGGCCACGAAGCGGTCTACGACCTGACAGAGCCCGATACGAATTCGTTCGTGGCGAACGGCCTTGTGGTTCATAACTGCGGCGAACAGCCGCTCGAGGAGTACGAGGCCTGCAACCTCGGCCACATCAACCTCTCGACGCTCGCCGACGTCGACGCGCCGGACTGGCGGGTCTGGTACGACGACCACGGCGACGAGTACGCCGGCCTCGAAGCCGCCGTCGAGGACTTCCTCGAGGAGGCGCTCGACGTCGAAGCGTTCGACGAGCGCATCGAACTCGGCACGCGGTTCCTCGAGAACGTCGTCACGATGTCGGACTTCCCGGTGCCGGAGATCGAACAGAAGGTCCGAGAGATGCGGAAGATCGGCCTCGGCGTGATGGGCCTGGCGCAGTTGTACATCCAACTCGGCATCAAGTACGGCTCCGAGGAGGGCAACGAGGTGGCCCGACAGGTGATGCGTCACATCAACCACGGCTCGAAGTGGGCCTCCCACGAGCTCGCCGAGGAACGGGGCGTCTTCGAGGAGTGGGACGACTCGAAGTACGCCGATCCCACCGAGTACCGCGAGTGGTTCGAGAAACAGACCGGTCTCGACGCCGACGAGTACGCCGATGGCTTCGCGATGCGGAACCACAACACGACGACAATCGCGCCGACCGGGACGACCTCGATGATCGGCAACACCACTGGCGGCTGCGAGCCGATCTACAACGTCGCCTTCTACAAGAACGTCTCCGACGACGTCCAGGGCGACGAGATGCTCGTCGAGTTCGACGACTACTTCCTCCGCGTCCTAGAGGAGAACGGCCTCGACGTCGAGGCGGTCAAGCGGGAGGCCCAAGAGCAGATGGCCGAAAACGAGTTCGACGGCATCGACGGCCTCTCGACGGTCCCCGGCGCGATCGGCGAGTTGTTCGTGACGACGGGGGCCCTCTCGGCGAAGGACCACGCGGGCGTTCAGGTCGCCTGTCAGGAGGGCGTCGATTCGGCGATCTCGAAGACAGTCAACGCGCCCAACGATTCGACGCTGGAGGACGCAAAGGAGGTCTTCGAGTACATTTACGACCACGGCGGCAAGGGGGTCACCTACTACCGCGACGGCACCCGGTCGAAGCAGGTGCTCACCACGCGGGCGAAAAACACCGACTTCGCCGACGAGGCCGAGGCCGCCGAGGCGATCGTCGAGAACATCGAGGAGATCTTCGGCGGCATCGAGGGCTTCCTCGACAGCGAGGAAGTCGCGGCGGTCCTCGAGTCCGACGTCCGCGAGTTGTTCGACGTCTCGCCCAAACTCGGCACGAAGCAAGCCCGCCCCGACGTGCTTCACGGCGTCACCCAGCGGATCGACACGGGCTACGGGAAGCTCTACGTCAACATCAACGAGAACCCCGAAGACGGCCGCCCGTTCGAGCTGTTCGCGAACATCGGCAACTCCGGTGGGTTCACCGCCTCGTTCACCGAGGCGCTGGCGAAGACGATCTCGACGGCGCTTCGCTCGGGCGTCGATCCCCGGGAGATCGCCGACGAACTCCAAGGCATCCGGTCGCCGAAAGTCGCTTGGGACAAGGGCGAACAGATCAACTCGATCCCGGACGCGATCGGGACGGCGATGCGTCGCTACCTCGACGGCGAGGTCGACAAGGCCTACCCCCAACAGCAGAACCTCACGGAGATCGCCGATGCCAGCCGGTCGGGGGACACCGGACGGCCGGTCGACGATAGCTCCGTGACGCCACCCGAGACCGACGGCGGTTCGGTCGCGGACCCGGGAGCGAGCGAACGGACGGGCTCGCCGGCGTCGCCGAACGACGACACCGACACGGCACGGTCGCTCATCGACGCGGGCGAATCACCCGAATGCCCCGACTGTGGGAGCATGACGCTGTACTACTCGGAGGGCTGCAAGACCTGTGAGAGCTGCGGCTGGTCGGAGTGTTGA
- a CDS encoding DUF5830 family protein encodes MAREDDPVELGVQLLARLEDAELSLPDVIDRIETVSTHPETTRAILETAERRGHIRRDGETVTPVSGRFLSFDSEVISRKGDFECRRCGASISTGYFMQLEAGEHGPFGSSCIRKVTGRE; translated from the coding sequence GTGGCGAGAGAGGACGACCCAGTCGAACTCGGCGTGCAGTTGCTCGCCCGCCTCGAGGACGCCGAACTGTCGCTTCCGGACGTCATCGACCGGATCGAGACGGTGAGTACGCACCCGGAGACGACGCGAGCGATCCTCGAGACGGCCGAACGCCGCGGACACATCCGTCGCGATGGCGAGACAGTCACGCCGGTCTCGGGGCGGTTTCTCAGCTTCGATAGCGAGGTCATCTCTCGGAAGGGCGACTTCGAGTGTCGTCGCTGCGGCGCGTCGATCTCGACGGGGTACTTTATGCAACTCGAGGCCGGCGAGCACGGCCCCTTCGGCTCCTCCTGTATCCGAAAAGTGACTGGCCGGGAGTGA